Proteins encoded together in one Micromonospora kangleipakensis window:
- the cobT gene encoding nicotinate-nucleotide--dimethylbenzimidazole phosphoribosyltransferase — MLESTVAAIGPLDEAAMAAARDLQGRLTKPAGSLGALEPLSVRLAGLAGSCPPPLPEPAAVAIFAGDHGVHAQGVTPWPQEVTAQMIGNFLAGGAVVNAFARQAGASVTVVDVGVATPLPVDPAALAGSAGPRLVAANVRPGTRDMTVGAALTRDEARAAVETGIRVAGELVDAGAGILLTGDMGIGNTTPAAALIAAFAGVDPAAATGRGTGVDDETYRRKVGVVRAALDRHAPDPADPLGVLAAVGGLEHAALAGLILGAAARRIPVLLDGVIAVSAALAAAAFAPDAVGAMVAGHRSAEPGATAALRHLGLDPLIDLGLRLGEGTGALLALPVVTGAVRVLHEVATFDSAGVAEK; from the coding sequence ATGTTGGAGTCCACCGTCGCGGCGATCGGCCCGCTGGACGAGGCGGCGATGGCGGCCGCCCGCGACCTCCAGGGCCGGCTGACCAAGCCCGCCGGCTCGCTCGGCGCCCTGGAACCCCTCTCGGTACGCCTCGCCGGGCTGGCCGGGAGCTGCCCGCCGCCGCTGCCGGAGCCGGCCGCGGTGGCGATCTTCGCCGGCGACCACGGGGTGCACGCCCAGGGCGTCACCCCCTGGCCGCAGGAGGTCACCGCCCAGATGATCGGCAACTTCCTGGCCGGCGGGGCGGTGGTGAACGCGTTCGCCCGGCAGGCCGGCGCTTCGGTGACCGTGGTGGACGTCGGCGTGGCCACCCCGCTGCCGGTGGACCCGGCCGCGCTCGCCGGCTCGGCCGGACCCCGGCTGGTGGCCGCGAACGTCCGGCCCGGGACCCGGGACATGACGGTCGGCGCCGCGCTCACCCGGGACGAGGCGCGGGCGGCGGTGGAGACCGGCATCCGGGTCGCCGGCGAACTGGTCGACGCCGGGGCGGGCATCCTGCTGACCGGGGACATGGGCATCGGCAACACCACGCCGGCCGCCGCGCTGATCGCCGCCTTCGCCGGCGTCGACCCGGCGGCGGCGACCGGTCGCGGGACCGGGGTGGACGACGAGACGTACCGGCGGAAGGTCGGGGTGGTGCGGGCCGCGCTCGACCGGCACGCGCCCGACCCGGCCGACCCGCTGGGCGTGCTGGCCGCGGTCGGTGGATTGGAGCACGCCGCGCTGGCCGGGCTGATCCTGGGCGCCGCCGCCCGCCGGATCCCGGTGCTGCTGGACGGCGTGATCGCGGTCAGCGCCGCGCTCGCCGCCGCCGCGTTCGCCCCGGACGCGGTCGGGGCGATGGTCGCCGGGCACCGCTCCGCCGAGCCGGGGGCCACCGCGGCGCTGCGGCACCTGGGCCTCGACCCGCTGATCGACCTCGGGCTGCGCCTCGGCGAGGGGACCGGCGCGCTGCTCGCGCTGCCGGTCGTCACCGGCGCGGTCCGGGTGCTGCACGAGGTGGCCACCTTCGACTCGGCCGGGGTGGCCGAGAAGTGA
- the otsB gene encoding trehalose-phosphatase produces MDPELRAAIGRIARVPQLLIACDYDGTLAPIVEDPTKAVPLPESVAAVRALASLPQTTVAVVSGRALRDLAALSRLPSEVHLVGSHGSEFDIGFVERLSPELIAVRTRLRDALRQIAAEHPGVRLERKPASVAVHTRGVEPQLAAAAIEAVRSGPATWDEVTVTQGKEVIELSVVATHKGTAVDQLRTQLSASAVLFIGDDVTDENAFGNLHGPDVGIKIGPGDTRADYRVAEPIEAARALGLLLETRRHWLFGERAVPIERHSMLANGRTVALLTPDAKVSWLCHPKPDSAAIFADLVGGSPAGHFSIAPQRGGIPLGQRYRSGTMTVETRWSGLTVTDWLDLPATETTPDGQAIITGDSTLVRVLTGTGRARIDFAPRPEFGQVAVQLQPIDDGLLVLGSNEPVALYAPGVEWEVTSDGVNESAKAMVDLSAAGGQVVLELRFGTHSLEHHRVPIHERQAAAEQPWKDWVAGLRLPGTARDMVARSALTLRGLCHAATGSILAAATTSLPEEVGGVRNWDYRYCWLRDAAMTARALVDLGSTEEAEGLLRWVDGVIERTGGHPERLHPLYTVDGYELGAEAVIDTLPGYAGSRPVRVGNLANHQLQLDVFGPIADLIAAVADARGSVRDDEWRVLENMVEAVRRRWHEPDHGIWEARLPPRHHIFSKVMCWMTVDRALHVVRQHGHEDRPEWVELRDRIGANVLEYGWHDEAEAYSVAYGHDEMDASSLWIGISGLLPGDDPRFLSTVLKIEADLRSGPVVYRYHWDDGLPGREGGFHVCTAWLIEAYLRTGRRTDAEELFIQMVDTAGPTGLLPEQYDPLAERGLGNHPQAYSHLGLIRCALLLDNMLKQ; encoded by the coding sequence ATGGATCCCGAGCTGCGCGCCGCCATCGGCCGGATCGCCCGGGTCCCCCAGCTCCTGATCGCCTGCGACTACGACGGCACCCTGGCGCCGATCGTCGAGGACCCGACCAAGGCCGTACCGCTGCCGGAGTCGGTGGCCGCGGTCCGCGCGCTGGCCTCGCTGCCGCAGACCACCGTCGCGGTGGTCTCCGGCCGCGCGCTGCGCGACCTGGCCGCGCTCTCCCGGCTGCCCAGCGAGGTGCACCTGGTCGGCAGCCACGGCTCCGAGTTCGACATCGGCTTCGTCGAGCGGCTCTCGCCCGAGCTGATCGCGGTGCGGACCCGACTGCGCGACGCGCTGCGCCAGATCGCCGCCGAGCACCCCGGCGTGCGACTGGAGCGCAAGCCCGCCAGCGTCGCGGTGCACACCCGCGGGGTCGAGCCGCAGCTCGCCGCCGCGGCGATCGAGGCCGTCCGCAGCGGCCCCGCCACCTGGGACGAGGTGACGGTGACCCAGGGCAAGGAGGTCATCGAGCTGTCGGTGGTGGCCACCCACAAGGGCACCGCGGTCGACCAGCTCCGCACCCAACTCTCGGCGAGCGCGGTGCTGTTCATCGGCGACGACGTCACCGACGAGAACGCCTTCGGCAACCTGCACGGGCCGGACGTCGGCATCAAGATCGGCCCCGGGGACACCCGCGCCGACTACCGGGTCGCCGAGCCCATCGAGGCGGCCCGGGCGCTGGGCCTGCTGCTGGAGACCCGGCGGCACTGGCTCTTCGGCGAGCGGGCGGTCCCGATCGAGCGGCACTCGATGCTGGCCAACGGCCGGACGGTGGCGCTGCTCACCCCGGACGCCAAGGTGAGCTGGCTCTGCCACCCCAAGCCGGACTCGGCGGCGATCTTCGCCGACCTGGTCGGCGGCAGCCCGGCCGGGCACTTCAGCATCGCCCCGCAGCGCGGCGGCATCCCGCTCGGGCAGCGCTACCGCAGCGGCACCATGACGGTGGAGACCCGCTGGTCCGGGCTGACCGTGACCGACTGGCTGGACCTGCCGGCGACGGAGACCACCCCGGACGGCCAGGCGATCATCACCGGCGACTCGACGCTGGTCCGGGTGCTCACCGGCACCGGCCGGGCCCGGATCGACTTCGCTCCCCGGCCCGAGTTCGGGCAGGTGGCGGTGCAGCTGCAGCCGATCGACGACGGCCTGCTCGTGCTCGGCTCCAACGAGCCCGTCGCGCTCTACGCCCCAGGCGTGGAGTGGGAGGTCACCAGCGACGGCGTGAACGAGAGCGCGAAGGCGATGGTGGACCTCTCCGCCGCCGGGGGCCAGGTGGTGCTGGAGCTGCGCTTCGGCACGCACAGCCTGGAGCACCACCGGGTGCCGATCCACGAGCGGCAGGCCGCCGCCGAGCAGCCCTGGAAGGACTGGGTGGCCGGGCTGCGGCTGCCCGGCACCGCCCGGGACATGGTCGCCCGCAGCGCACTCACCCTGCGCGGGCTCTGCCACGCGGCCACCGGCTCGATCCTCGCCGCGGCGACCACCTCGCTGCCCGAGGAGGTGGGCGGCGTCCGGAACTGGGACTACCGCTACTGCTGGCTGCGCGACGCGGCGATGACCGCCCGCGCGCTGGTCGACCTCGGCTCGACCGAGGAAGCCGAGGGGCTGCTGCGCTGGGTCGACGGCGTCATCGAGCGCACCGGCGGGCACCCGGAGCGGCTGCACCCGCTCTACACCGTGGACGGGTACGAGCTGGGCGCCGAGGCGGTCATCGACACCCTGCCCGGGTACGCCGGCTCCCGGCCGGTCCGGGTCGGCAACCTCGCCAACCACCAGCTCCAGCTCGACGTCTTCGGCCCGATCGCCGACCTGATCGCCGCGGTGGCCGACGCGCGTGGCTCGGTCCGCGACGACGAGTGGCGGGTGCTGGAGAACATGGTCGAGGCGGTCCGCCGCCGCTGGCACGAGCCCGACCACGGCATCTGGGAGGCCCGCCTCCCCCCGCGGCACCACATCTTCTCCAAGGTCATGTGCTGGATGACCGTCGACCGGGCGCTGCACGTGGTGCGGCAGCACGGCCACGAGGACCGGCCGGAGTGGGTGGAGCTGCGCGACCGGATCGGCGCGAACGTGCTGGAGTACGGCTGGCACGACGAGGCCGAGGCGTACAGCGTCGCGTACGGGCACGACGAGATGGACGCTTCCTCGCTCTGGATCGGCATCTCCGGGCTGCTCCCCGGCGACGACCCGCGCTTCCTGTCGACCGTGCTCAAGATCGAGGCGGACCTGCGCAGCGGGCCGGTCGTCTACCGGTACCACTGGGACGACGGCCTGCCCGGCCGGGAGGGCGGCTTCCACGTCTGCACGGCGTGGCTGATCGAGGCGTACCTGCGCACCGGTCGGCGCACCGACGCGGAGGAGCTGTTCATCCAGATGGTCGACACCGCCGGCCCGACCGGGCTGCTCCCCGAGCAGTACGACCCGCTCGCCGAGCGCGGCCTGGGCAACCACCCGCAGGCGTACAGCCACCTCGGCCTGATCCGCTGCGCCCTCCTGCTGGACAACATGCTCAAGCAGTAA
- the cobA gene encoding uroporphyrinogen-III C-methyltransferase, with protein sequence MNANPYPLGLRLAGRRVVVVGGGTVATRRMPALLDAGADVLLVSPELTPALRAHVDAGRLRWEPRRFVPADLDGAWLVQVAVDDRVAAAAVSAAAAERRIFCVRADDRAAATAWTPAVTRHGPVTVAVLGGGDPHRAMTVRDAVRDLLNVRTGLARAGGTAVGPAGGPGAVPAATGPEAAPGSGGRGPVAAGAARGGGPGQVALVGAGPGDPELITVKGWRLLTEADVVVADRLVPGLLLDELRPDVELVDASKIPYGPSRAQEEINRILVERALAGKFVVRLKGGDPYVFGRGGEELLACAEAGVPVTVVPGVTSSIAVPAVAGIPVTHRAVAHEFTVVSGHVAPDSPASLVNWEALAALRGTLVILMGLKNLEAITATLVRHGRDPATPAAVVQEGTTGAQRSLRSTLDAVAADAVAAGLRPPAIVVIGDVVGALDV encoded by the coding sequence GTGAACGCGAACCCGTACCCCCTCGGCCTGCGGCTCGCCGGCCGGCGCGTGGTCGTGGTGGGCGGGGGAACGGTGGCCACCCGGCGGATGCCGGCCCTGCTCGACGCCGGCGCGGACGTCCTGCTGGTCTCGCCGGAGCTGACCCCGGCGCTGCGCGCCCACGTCGACGCGGGCCGGTTGCGCTGGGAGCCGCGCCGCTTCGTCCCGGCCGACCTGGACGGCGCGTGGCTGGTCCAGGTCGCCGTCGACGACCGGGTGGCCGCCGCCGCGGTCAGCGCCGCCGCCGCCGAGCGCCGGATCTTCTGCGTACGCGCCGACGACCGCGCCGCCGCCACCGCGTGGACCCCGGCGGTGACCCGGCACGGCCCGGTCACCGTCGCCGTGCTCGGCGGCGGTGACCCGCATCGCGCGATGACCGTCCGGGACGCCGTCCGCGACCTGCTCAACGTCCGGACCGGCCTGGCACGGGCTGGCGGGACGGCGGTGGGACCGGCCGGAGGCCCGGGCGCCGTGCCGGCCGCGACCGGTCCGGAGGCGGCCCCGGGCTCGGGCGGGCGGGGGCCGGTGGCGGCCGGGGCGGCGCGGGGCGGCGGCCCGGGTCAGGTGGCGCTGGTGGGCGCCGGGCCGGGCGATCCGGAGCTGATCACCGTGAAGGGGTGGCGGCTGCTCACCGAGGCGGACGTGGTGGTCGCCGACCGGCTGGTGCCCGGGCTGCTCCTCGACGAGCTGCGCCCCGACGTGGAACTGGTGGACGCCTCCAAGATCCCCTACGGTCCGTCCCGGGCCCAGGAGGAGATCAACCGGATCCTGGTGGAGCGCGCGCTGGCCGGGAAGTTCGTGGTCCGGCTCAAGGGCGGCGACCCGTACGTCTTCGGCCGCGGCGGCGAGGAGCTGCTCGCCTGCGCCGAGGCCGGCGTGCCGGTGACCGTGGTGCCCGGGGTGACCAGCTCGATCGCCGTACCCGCGGTGGCCGGCATCCCGGTCACCCACCGGGCCGTGGCGCACGAGTTCACCGTCGTCTCCGGGCACGTCGCGCCGGACTCGCCGGCCTCGCTGGTGAACTGGGAGGCCCTCGCCGCGCTGCGCGGGACCCTGGTCATCCTGATGGGCCTCAAGAACCTGGAGGCGATCACCGCCACCCTGGTCCGGCACGGCCGGGACCCGGCCACGCCCGCCGCCGTGGTCCAGGAGGGCACCACGGGCGCCCAGCGCAGCCTCCGGTCGACGCTGGACGCGGTCGCCGCCGACGCGGTCGCGGCGGGCCTGCGCCCGCCCGCCATCGTGGTGATCGGCGACGTGGTCGGCGCCCTCGACGTCTGA